The segment CTGTTTGCGTTTTCGCGCGTAGTAGGTTTTGAGTTTGATGTTGAGACAGTCGTGGTCCGCCACGCGGTAGCCGGGCTGATGAACGGGAGATTTGCCGGCAAGCGAGCGCATCAACTCGTCGAGATATTCCAGCTTCTGCAATGCCTTCCAGCCCTTGTAACGCCCGCGCCAGTCGAGTTCCGGCGTAAGCCAGACGGCGAAAGTCTCGGCGAAATCCTCGTCAGGATGGCTTTGCGCGTACCAATCGTCCAGATGCACAACGTAGGAACGGCTGTAAGGACGCGGTCGGTAGAATTCCGGCGTTTCCTCCGCGGATGTCAGGCCAAACGCGCGCTGCCATTTTTTTTTGCGGAAGAGTTGGTAGGCGTAGGCGTAGGCATGGGCGGCTTCGTGCCGGATCAGTTTCATGAACCAGTCCGGGGTTTCCCCTTCGACTTCCAGCATCATGCTGCGCTCGAGGTTCCTGAGGCGGTCGTGCGCGAGAAAAAATGGAACGAAGATCGCCGGGATGCCGACCGGCACAAACCATTCGTCACCCACGTGGCAAGGCGGGTGGAAAATAAGGCCTTTCTGCGAAAGCTCGCCGTAAAGCCGTTGAATGAGCGGTTGGAGTTCCGTGCCGTCGAGCTTCAGTCCAAGTTGGGAGATTCTCTTCTCCAGCAACTCGTCGTCGCTGAGGCAGACCCAGTCCGCGGCTTCCATGAAACAAACCGTATCACGCGGGCCGCGGCGCGGGCAAGCCCGTCACGGGATTTTGCTTGCCCGCGGACGAAGCCCACCCATCCTGTCGCCGTGAACGCGCGTATCGCCGTGCTTTGCCTGTTCCTTGCGGGAATGGTCAGGGACAGTCTGGCGGAAGTGTTGATCGTGGCCGACGAATTTCCAGCCATGGAAGTGGTCGCCGCGCGGTTGAAAAGCGAGGAGCACATCGACAGCAGGTTGGTGAGTCAGACCGGGCTTCCGACACTTTTGACGCCGTTCGAGGCGGTGGTCGTTTATATCCACGGCGCGCTTTCGGAGACGGCCGAAGATGCATTCATAGGCTACGCGAACGCCGGAGGAAACCTCGTGCTGCTGCATCATTCCATCAGCTCCGGCAAACGGAGCAACCGGCGCTGGTTTTCGTTTCTGGGCGTCGCGCTGCCCGAAGGCGGCCTCGACCGGGGCGGATACAAGTGGATCGAACCGGCCGCGTTCGATCTGGTGAATCTGGCCCCGGCGCATTTTATCATGACGAACCGCGTCACCTATCCGTTGAACGTTTCCTATACGAGCACGAACACGCCGGGCGTCAGCAGCCTGCCCGCGTTCCGGCTGGAACATTCCGAGGTTTACTTGAACCATGTCCTGGCCGGCCCGCGCACCGTGCTGATGGGACTCAAATACCGGGATGAAAAAACCGGCGTGGTTTACGTGCAGGACGACGCCGGCTGGACAAAACCGGCCGGGAAGGGCCGGATCGTCTATCTGATGCCGGGCCATCGCAAAGAGGACTTCGAAAACCCTGCTTACGCGAGGATCGTCCTGAACGCCGTGATCTACCGCCCGTGAAACCGCGCTATAATGACGACTCGCGCCGGACGCGGGACCTGACCATCCTTCCACTGTGAACGTCATCGCACTCCAATTCGACATCGCCTGGGAAAACAAGGCAGCGAACTTCGACAAGGTTCGCCGTCTGCTGGCGAAAGCGGCGCCCGAAAAGGATTCACTCGCTGTGCTGCCCGAAA is part of the Candidatus Angelobacter sp. genome and harbors:
- a CDS encoding ThuA domain-containing protein, with the protein product MNARIAVLCLFLAGMVRDSLAEVLIVADEFPAMEVVAARLKSEEHIDSRLVSQTGLPTLLTPFEAVVVYIHGALSETAEDAFIGYANAGGNLVLLHHSISSGKRSNRRWFSFLGVALPEGGLDRGGYKWIEPAAFDLVNLAPAHFIMTNRVTYPLNVSYTSTNTPGVSSLPAFRLEHSEVYLNHVLAGPRTVLMGLKYRDEKTGVVYVQDDAGWTKPAGKGRIVYLMPGHRKEDFENPAYARIVLNAVIYRP